A genomic stretch from Buchnera aphidicola (Brevicoryne brassicae) includes:
- the atpE gene encoding F0F1 ATP synthase subunit C produces MGHVNIEMLYIAVAIMVGLASIGAAIGIGILGSKFLEGAARQPDLVPLLRTQFFVVMGLVDAIPMIAVGLGLYMLFAIS; encoded by the coding sequence ATGGGACATGTAAATATTGAGATGCTTTATATTGCAGTAGCTATAATGGTTGGATTAGCTTCAATTGGAGCAGCCATTGGTATTGGAATTTTAGGTAGTAAATTTTTAGAAGGAGCAGCTAGACAACCTGATTTAGTACCTTTGCTAAGAACACAGTTTTTTGTTGTTATGGGTTTAGTTGATGCTATTCCAATGATTGCTGTAGGTTTGGGTCTTTATATGCTTTTTGCTATTTCATAA
- a CDS encoding F0F1 ATP synthase subunit B — protein MNLNATILGQAISFVFFVWFCMKYIWPPIILAIETRQKQIKESLALSKKAQEKLLIIENEIQKKIEDAKNKASLIVNDANKQKLLILEQARNEALVESKKVLLNTESEIEVKITNARKNLHKEIVNLSISMAEKIIKKNIRKDNKKNLLDELIISLSKVKN, from the coding sequence GTGAATCTTAATGCGACAATTTTAGGACAGGCAATTTCATTTGTTTTTTTTGTTTGGTTTTGTATGAAATATATCTGGCCTCCTATTATTTTAGCTATTGAAACTAGACAAAAGCAAATAAAAGAATCATTAGCTCTTTCTAAAAAAGCTCAAGAAAAATTATTAATTATTGAAAATGAAATACAAAAAAAGATTGAAGATGCAAAAAATAAAGCATCGCTTATTGTAAATGACGCTAATAAACAAAAATTATTGATTTTAGAACAGGCTAGAAATGAAGCTTTAGTAGAAAGTAAAAAAGTTCTTTTAAATACTGAATCAGAAATCGAAGTTAAGATTACAAATGCACGTAAAAATTTACATAAAGAAATTGTAAATTTATCTATTTCTATGGCGGAAAAAATTATCAAAAAGAACATTCGAAAAGACAATAAAAAAAATTTATTAGATGAATTAATTATATCTTTATCAAAGGTAAAAAATTAA